Proteins encoded in a region of the Mercenaria mercenaria strain notata chromosome 1, MADL_Memer_1, whole genome shotgun sequence genome:
- the LOC123545283 gene encoding uncharacterized protein LOC123545283, with translation MNHQLQLENKKYRNWVKAGLGLRYLKEGLEPFSDDIVRQQHVDILNSVKQTCNVTTVNCGNCNLKTLMPNHVRISSRNCPLGQANCNCLYPRGKIVCPNNVCGAIYDTIVTVHNSRPPAPFWKNTDVKKWCTDPWAVAKCFINAQGYAQKTSAAEIDCSGLLHVIINNKSLHSHIQCIISGNDEFCKTRQARNAIFHSVTMELEDSGVNDYIDDMIAILEDGKELHARPESVEAVKKLQEIKNDAFIITKETERDVIRAAHIAFDQKGKELEQKIATAIASIEMKSKEGTESREKAKAEFLETSRSAEKKLDNKTKVAIEKIQSCETSFLQKTKNSTDNLQNITEESIDQIKTAGEATIRKIRDAIRLPTIKEATSLKQTQEKKSGVRFESMPSMIRQQKHETNIYHREKIMPQQYGEDYERKKRGNNFYITILK, from the exons ATGAATCATCAACTGCAACTGGAAAATAAAAAGTACAGGAATTGGGTCaaggcaggattaggattaagataTCTCAAAGAAGGGTTAGAGCCTTTCTCGGATGATATCGTAAGACAACAGCATGTCGATATCCTTAACTCTGTTAAACAAACGTGCAATGTTACTACAGTTAACTGTGGGAATTGCAACTTAAAAACTTTAATGCCAAACCACGTTCGAATCAGCAGCAGGAACTGTCCTCTGGGTCAGGCTAATTGTAACTGCTTGTATCCAAGAGGGAAGATTGTATGTCCGAATAACGTTTGTGGAGCAATTTATGACACCATTGTGACTGTCCATAACTCCAGGCCACCGGCTCCGTTTTGGAAAAACACAGATGTCAAGAAGTGGTGCACTGATCCGTGGGCTGTGGCTAAATGTTTCATTAATGCACAGGGGTATGCTCAAAAGACAAGTGCTGCAGAAATCGATTGCTCTGGATTACTACATGTTATAATTAACAACAAGAGTCTTCATTCACATATTCAGTGTATCATATCAGGCAATGATGAGTTTTGCAAG ACCAGGCAAGCCAGAAACGCCATATTTCACTCGGTAACTATGGAGTTAGAAGATTCTGGGGTGAACGACTACATCGATGATATGATAGCTATTCTCGAAGATGGTAAAGAATTGCATGCACGGCCAGAATCAGTAGAAGCAGTTAAGAAATTACAAGAG ataaagAATGATGCGTTTATTATTACAAAGGAGACAGAAAGAGATGTTATCAGAGCAGCACATATAGCTTTTGATCAGAAGGGAAAAGAACTTGAGCAGAAAATTGCAACAGCCATTGCTAGTATAGAGATGAAATCTAAAGAGGGAACAGAATCCCGTGAAAAAGCAAAAGCTGAATTTTTAGAAACTTCTCGATCCGCAGAAAAGAAActtgataataaaacaaaagttGCTATTGAGAAAATACAGTCGTGCGAAACGTCATTCCTACAGAAAACGAAGAATAGTACGGACAACTTGCAGAATATTACAGAGGAAAGTATAGATCAAATAAAAACTGCTGGGGAGGCAACAATAAGAAAAATTCGGGATGCTATCAGACTTCCAACAATTAAAGAAGCCACTTCATTGAAACAAACACAGGAGAAGAAGTCTGGAGTTAGGTTTGAGAGCATGCCAAGTATGATTCGG CAACAAAAACAcgagacaaatatatatcatcgaGAAAAAATTATGCCTCAACAGTACGGCGAAGATTATGAACGTAAAAAGCGAGGTAACAACTTTTACATTACAATACTGAAATAG